One window of Leptotrichia sp. oral taxon 498 genomic DNA carries:
- a CDS encoding glycosyltransferase family 4 protein has translation MIVVKVLLYSEGKNSFSKSGVGQALNHQIEALGENDVEVTLNKEDSYDLVHINTIGIKSYEMLKEAKKLKKPVIFHTHTTYEDFRGSIKGSYFLSPIIKFWAKKLYNAADYLISPSEYTKNLIKSKYLEEDKEIRVISNGVNTKKFKKSEELKKKFLDEYKNIYDIKKPLIITAGLPFERKGIRDFVKIVNKCSNYQFLWFGSSSVKSMLPKRIQDIIENPPKNLIFPGYVEKDILIGAFSAAKVFLFTTYEENEGIVVLETFSAELPLVVRDIPVYNDWIEDGKSCFKAKDNEEFCQKIKNIVENKVENLDDIVKNAYNIACERDLKIIGAKYKKYYEDILNNFR, from the coding sequence ATGATAGTAGTGAAAGTTTTACTTTATTCAGAGGGGAAAAATTCATTCAGCAAATCAGGCGTTGGGCAAGCCCTAAATCATCAGATAGAAGCCCTTGGAGAAAATGATGTCGAAGTTACATTAAATAAAGAGGACAGCTATGATTTAGTTCACATAAATACAATTGGAATAAAGTCTTATGAGATGTTAAAAGAAGCAAAAAAATTAAAGAAGCCTGTTATTTTTCATACACATACAACTTATGAAGATTTTCGCGGAAGCATAAAAGGAAGTTATTTTCTGTCTCCAATAATAAAGTTTTGGGCAAAAAAATTATACAATGCTGCCGATTACTTAATTTCTCCATCAGAATATACCAAAAATTTGATAAAGTCTAAATATTTAGAAGAAGACAAAGAAATAAGAGTTATTTCAAATGGTGTAAATACAAAAAAATTTAAAAAAAGTGAAGAATTAAAGAAAAAATTTTTAGACGAATATAAAAATATTTACGACATAAAAAAACCGCTTATAATCACAGCAGGTCTACCTTTTGAGCGAAAAGGAATAAGAGATTTTGTAAAAATCGTAAATAAATGCAGCAATTATCAGTTTTTGTGGTTTGGCTCGTCAAGCGTAAAATCAATGCTTCCAAAGAGAATTCAAGATATAATTGAAAATCCGCCCAAAAATTTAATTTTTCCAGGATATGTAGAAAAAGATATTTTAATTGGTGCTTTTAGTGCAGCAAAAGTATTTTTATTCACAACTTATGAAGAAAATGAAGGAATTGTCGTACTTGAAACTTTTTCAGCAGAACTTCCATTAGTTGTAAGGGACATCCCCGTTTACAACGATTGGATTGAAGACGGCAAGAGCTGTTTTAAAGCTAAAGATAACGAAGAATTTTGTCAAAAAATAAAAAATATTGTGGAAAATAAAGTTGAAAATTTGGATGATATTGTAAAAAATGCATATAATATAGCTTGTGAAAGAGATTTAAAAATTATTGGAGCTAAATATAAGAAATATTATGAAGATATTTTAAATAATTTTAGATAA
- a CDS encoding glycosyltransferase — MRVGIFTDTYKPQVNGVVSSITTLEKELRKKGHKVYIITTTDPDAKAIEPNVLRIPSIEFKPAPQYRLGLVYSAKIIKKISKLDLDVIHCQTEWGVGTFARFVATKLEIPLIHTYHTLYEYYGHYIFGNHLKNQRKKVAAAISKFYCERCNELIVPTRKVAVILKSYGIKKEPNIIPTGIYVDKFYRENYTDEDREFIRESFGVEKDDFLCVYVGRVAQEKSIDVLIDMFSKISDPKCKFMIVGKSYGDTGDKLKEQAKKLGISDRVIFVGEVPHEKVAIYYQIGEVFLNASVSETQGLTFVEAMVAKVPVNARYDLNLEDLLVETEAGLVYRNEEEFIENIKKLKEDIEFRKKMIKNAFTVSMDYTAENFGNRVEALYKKTIEEYDSSESFTLFRGEKFIQQIRRWASPKSSDRSPWRK, encoded by the coding sequence ATGAGAGTAGGTATATTTACTGACACATACAAACCGCAAGTGAACGGAGTTGTAAGTTCGATTACAACGTTAGAAAAAGAACTTAGAAAAAAAGGACATAAAGTTTACATCATAACGACAACTGATCCTGATGCAAAAGCGATTGAACCCAATGTTTTAAGAATCCCAAGCATAGAGTTTAAACCTGCGCCACAATATAGATTAGGACTTGTCTATTCCGCAAAGATTATAAAAAAAATAAGCAAATTGGATCTTGATGTAATTCATTGCCAAACAGAATGGGGAGTTGGAACATTTGCAAGATTTGTTGCAACAAAACTTGAAATTCCATTAATTCACACTTATCACACCTTGTATGAATATTACGGACATTACATTTTTGGAAATCACTTAAAAAATCAACGAAAGAAAGTGGCAGCTGCGATAAGTAAATTTTACTGTGAAAGATGTAACGAATTAATTGTTCCAACAAGAAAAGTAGCTGTCATATTAAAATCTTATGGAATAAAAAAAGAGCCAAATATAATTCCAACTGGAATTTATGTCGATAAATTTTATCGTGAAAATTACACCGATGAAGACAGAGAATTTATAAGAGAAAGTTTTGGAGTCGAAAAAGACGACTTTTTGTGTGTCTATGTCGGAAGAGTGGCGCAGGAAAAAAGTATTGATGTGCTAATTGACATGTTTTCTAAAATTAGTGATCCAAAATGTAAATTTATGATTGTTGGAAAAAGCTATGGAGATACAGGCGATAAATTAAAAGAACAGGCCAAAAAACTTGGAATCTCAGACAGGGTTATCTTCGTGGGAGAAGTTCCGCATGAAAAAGTTGCAATTTATTACCAAATTGGAGAAGTCTTTTTAAATGCGAGTGTTTCAGAAACGCAGGGACTTACATTTGTCGAAGCTATGGTTGCAAAAGTTCCAGTTAATGCAAGATATGATTTAAATTTGGAAGATTTGCTTGTAGAAACTGAAGCTGGACTAGTTTACAGAAATGAAGAGGAATTTATTGAAAATATAAAAAAATTAAAAGAGGACATTGAGTTTAGAAAAAAAATGATTAAAAATGCTTTTACAGTTTCTATGGATTACACAGCCGAAAATTTTGGAAACCGTGTGGAAGCGCTTTATAAAAAAACGATAGAGGAGTATGATAGTAGTGAAAGTTTTACTTTATTCAGAGGGGAAAAATTCATTCAGCAAATCAGGCGTTGGGCAAGCCCTAAATCATCAGATAGAAGCCCTTGGAGAAAATGA
- a CDS encoding chorismate mutase: protein MKCDSLEEVRENIDNIDDKIIKLIAQRSDYVKQAAYFKKSKTDVKAADRVEKIIKKVREKAKVYDCSPDVVELIYRDMINYFVGEEMKTFEKNK from the coding sequence ATGAAATGTGACAGTTTAGAAGAAGTGAGAGAAAATATTGATAATATAGACGATAAAATTATAAAATTAATTGCACAGCGTTCAGATTATGTAAAACAGGCTGCTTATTTTAAAAAGTCAAAAACAGATGTAAAAGCGGCTGACAGAGTTGAAAAAATAATAAAAAAGGTCAGGGAGAAAGCCAAAGTTTATGATTGTAGTCCAGATGTTGTGGAATTGATTTACAGAGATATGATAAATTATTTCGTTGGTGAAGAAATGAAAACTTTTGAAAAAAATAAATAG